The Xanthomonas indica genome has a segment encoding these proteins:
- a CDS encoding S9 family peptidase, which translates to MLVKRLVAFCALGLCLHGSAAAAAPPPISDFVKRPTYSAVKISPDGEYLALTVDRGEQDVLTVLGTRDLKPIKVNVLPDGKSVGAFYWTGRKRLLFTAVKKVGAFERPMGTGEWFAVDADGSQPRTLIEYGTQGVTQRGKSVGREAFSLLDTLRDDEQNVVMQVRYPRSSEGAGTEVVLIDTLSGRRKSLGRAPKANCSIALDAAKQPAFATCQSDKDDDTGYDSHSEVYALKDGKWELINASKADGARLDIAWSTADGRVYATRDDGKAPGAFGYLDPQSGRFVSLFQDATSEVARTITATDGSDTALAVVTEAGAPQVKLIDEAHPDATLYASLAAAFPGQYVDFASATRTGDTIVVSVRSDQNPGELYLYERATGKARFLMKSRPWIDAAKMATVTPIQFTARDGLRIHGYLTVPAGAQAKNLPLIVNVHGGPMGPRDSWGFHSEAQLFASRGYATLQLNYRGSGGFGKAFMDRAYGQWDGGIMNDIVDGTQYAIQQGLVDKSRICIYGGSFGGYAAMMAPVRAPGLFQCAFGYVGMYDAKLQLRLSDTSKSESGRRYLLRAFGSSSAEQERMSPIHHVQALTLPIYLAAGARDDRCPPEHTEALAKALQDAGHPPEGVIVQSGEGHGFYKEEHNLNLYTRMLAFFDAHLGGRAQAGTP; encoded by the coding sequence ATGCTCGTGAAACGACTCGTTGCTTTCTGCGCGCTGGGGCTGTGCCTGCACGGCAGTGCCGCCGCGGCCGCGCCCCCGCCCATTTCGGATTTCGTCAAGCGCCCCACCTACAGTGCGGTCAAGATCTCGCCGGACGGTGAGTATCTCGCGCTCACCGTGGACCGCGGCGAACAGGACGTGCTGACCGTGCTCGGCACGCGCGACCTCAAACCGATCAAGGTCAATGTACTGCCCGACGGCAAGAGCGTCGGCGCGTTCTACTGGACCGGCCGCAAGCGGCTGCTGTTCACCGCCGTCAAGAAGGTCGGTGCGTTCGAGCGGCCGATGGGCACCGGCGAATGGTTCGCGGTCGACGCCGATGGCAGCCAGCCGCGTACCCTGATCGAATACGGCACGCAAGGCGTCACCCAGCGCGGCAAGAGCGTGGGCCGCGAAGCCTTCTCATTACTCGACACGCTGCGCGACGACGAGCAGAACGTGGTCATGCAGGTGCGCTACCCGCGCTCCTCGGAGGGCGCCGGCACCGAGGTGGTGCTGATCGACACCCTCAGCGGGCGGCGCAAGTCGCTGGGCCGCGCGCCCAAGGCGAACTGCTCCATCGCCCTGGACGCCGCCAAGCAGCCCGCCTTCGCCACCTGCCAGAGCGACAAGGACGACGACACCGGCTACGACAGCCACAGCGAGGTGTACGCGCTGAAGGACGGCAAGTGGGAGCTGATCAACGCCAGCAAGGCCGACGGCGCGCGTCTGGACATCGCCTGGTCCACCGCCGACGGCCGCGTCTACGCCACCCGCGACGACGGCAAGGCGCCCGGTGCGTTCGGCTACCTGGATCCGCAGAGCGGACGTTTCGTTTCGCTGTTCCAGGACGCCACCAGCGAGGTCGCGCGCACCATCACCGCCACCGACGGCTCGGACACCGCACTGGCCGTCGTCACCGAGGCCGGCGCGCCGCAGGTCAAGCTGATCGACGAGGCGCATCCGGACGCGACCCTGTACGCCAGCCTGGCCGCGGCCTTTCCCGGCCAATACGTCGATTTCGCCAGCGCCACCCGCACCGGCGACACCATCGTGGTCAGCGTGCGCAGCGACCAGAACCCGGGCGAGCTGTACCTGTACGAGCGCGCCACCGGCAAGGCGCGTTTCCTGATGAAGAGCCGGCCGTGGATCGATGCGGCGAAGATGGCCACGGTCACGCCGATCCAGTTCACCGCCCGCGACGGCCTGCGCATCCACGGCTACCTCACCGTGCCGGCCGGGGCACAGGCCAAGAATCTGCCGCTGATCGTCAACGTGCACGGCGGGCCGATGGGGCCGCGCGACAGCTGGGGCTTCCATTCCGAGGCGCAACTGTTCGCCAGCCGCGGCTACGCCACGTTGCAACTCAACTACCGCGGCTCCGGCGGCTTCGGCAAGGCGTTCATGGACCGTGCCTACGGGCAGTGGGACGGCGGCATCATGAACGACATCGTCGACGGCACGCAGTACGCGATCCAGCAGGGCCTGGTCGACAAATCGCGCATCTGCATCTACGGCGGCAGCTTCGGCGGCTACGCGGCGATGATGGCGCCGGTGCGCGCGCCGGGCCTGTTCCAGTGCGCGTTCGGCTATGTCGGCATGTACGACGCCAAGCTCCAGCTGCGGCTCAGCGACACCAGCAAGAGCGAGAGCGGCAGGCGCTACCTGCTGCGCGCCTTCGGCAGCAGCAGTGCCGAGCAGGAGCGGATGTCGCCGATCCATCACGTACAGGCGCTGACCCTGCCGATCTACCTCGCCGCCGGTGCCCGCGACGACCGCTGCCCGCCGGAGCACACCGAAGCGCTGGCCAAGGCATTGCAGGACGCCGGGCATCCGCCCGAAGGCGTGATCGTGCAATCCGGCGAAGGCCACGGCTTCTACAAGGAGGAGCACAACCTCAACCTCTACACCAGGATGCTGGCGTTCTTCGACGCGCATCTGGGCGGTCGCGCGCAGGCCGGCACGCCCTGA